A window of the Thunnus albacares chromosome 15, fThuAlb1.1, whole genome shotgun sequence genome harbors these coding sequences:
- the LOC122998616 gene encoding B2 bradykinin receptor-like: protein MAHLPTSVPTNFSTTAVNKDHNSTNGTDCPLDNSEEWMVIYIWLIAVLGIVFNVFVLTVFYLHKKAFTVAEIYLSNLAATDLVLVSCLPFWAVNVAHNYKWPFGDHLCRLVNLGINMNVCCSIYFLVLIVMDRYVALVHPLSHDRFRRPKFAKLCCLLVWGFGLLLGVPTLYFREAKGDHCYLKYPNDTIHLLCEGIMFIFRFILPISIITWCTVKIIQALKNRSVEGLNTPRTEHKATTLVLVVLVAFLICWVPFHLYKILDSLRRVKILKGCDLQAILHICSQIFTYLAFFNSVLNPILYIIVGKNFQKKVRELFSQRSIRRTTTLSLTSTRSNLISSVRANDVC from the exons ATGGCTCATCTGCCTACAAG TGTTCCTACTAATTTCAGCACCACAGCTGTAAATAAAGATCATAACAGCACCAATGGCACTGATTGTCCTCTTGACAATTCCGAGGAATGGATGGTCATATATATCTGGCTCATTGCTGTGCTGGGAATTGTGTTTAACGTGTTTGTCCTGACGGTTTTCTACTTACACAAGAAGGCCTTCACCGTGGCTGAGATCTACTTGAGCAACCTGGCTGCTACCGACCTTGTCCTGGTGTCCTGTCTGCCCTTCTGGGCTGTGAATGTAGCCCACAATTATAAGTGGCCCTTTGGTGATCACCTGTGTCGACTGGTCAACCTGGGCATCAATATGaatgtctgctgcagcatctACTTTCTTGTTCTGATCGTGATGGATCGTTATGTGGCACTGGTGCACCCGCTGTCTCATGACAGGTTTCGTCGgccaaagtttgccaaactgTGCTGTCTGCTGGTGTGGGGTTTCGGGTTGCTCCTGGGTGTCCCCACACTCTACTTCAGGGAAGCAAAAGGTGATCATTGCTATCTTAAATACCCAAATGACACTATACATCTGTTGTGTGAAGGGATAATGTTCATCTTCAGGTTCATCCTCCCCATTTCTATCATTACCTGGTGCACTGTCAAGATCATTCAAGCTTTAAAGAACCGGTCAGTGGAGGGGTTGAACACTCCAAGAACAGAGCACAAGGCGACCACTCTAGTGCTGGTCGTTCTTGTGGCGTTCCTGATCTGCTGGGTGCCATTCCACCTTTATAAGATACTAGACTCACTCCGAAGAGTTAAAATCCTGAAAGGATGTGACCTTCAAGCCATCCTACACATCTGCAGCCAGATCTTCACCTACTTAGCTTTCTTCAACAGCGTTCTCAACCCCATCCTCTACATCATTGTAGGAAAGAACTTTCAGAAAAAAGTTCGGGAACTCTTCAGTCAGCGGTCCATTAGGAGAACAACGACCTTAAGCCTCACCTCCACACGCAGCAACCTAATAAGCAGTGTTCGAGCTAATGATGTCTGCTGA